A single window of Halococcus saccharolyticus DSM 5350 DNA harbors:
- a CDS encoding Rieske (2Fe-2S) protein: MAVEDTEYVQVASLSDLEDEGRQVVSSDGRPIALFHHEGEVYAVDNRCPHMGFPLTRGTVEDGILTCHWHHARFELEEGDTFDLFADDVQTFPTEIKEGEVYLDPDPEPDVPPTTRRRNRLADGLQENISLVMAKSVIGLDEEGEGFYTPLETAINFGTRYRAMGWGRGLTTLGCMANLHGHVGGRDKRRAMFMGVREVADDSVGEPPRFQQYAFDNQDLSKSRLKSWFRNTCEVRDTDGAERCLLTAIDSLPPEDIAEIVFAAATDHRYMNAGHTLDFINTAFETTKHLGWEEHADAALASTVAQITDATRSEELSSWRQPVDIASLCADANDLLPDLVTAGEGKEWERPEGFVETLLSEDAEAIIDALTDAIKGGATTSQLADAVARAATRRVLWFATNNEFNDWNTVHHTFTYANAVHRATRKTDATELYRACFDGAMSVYLDRFLNSPRAPVPDPGSSDRDPADVRADLLDAFDEQGQVNQAATLVSEHFDADGDPDDLKRTLGRGLLREDANFHTLQNVEGAFGRFEVVDDEAEQRTALMACARYMAAHFPTRRSAEQTFSIATRLHRGERLHEVE, translated from the coding sequence ATGGCGGTCGAAGACACGGAGTACGTCCAGGTCGCATCGCTGTCGGACCTCGAAGACGAGGGCCGACAGGTCGTGAGCAGCGACGGCCGACCGATCGCACTCTTTCACCACGAGGGCGAGGTCTACGCCGTCGACAACCGGTGTCCGCACATGGGATTTCCGCTCACCCGCGGCACCGTCGAGGACGGCATTCTCACCTGTCACTGGCACCACGCACGCTTCGAACTGGAGGAAGGCGATACGTTCGACCTCTTCGCCGACGATGTCCAGACCTTTCCGACCGAGATCAAGGAGGGCGAGGTGTATCTCGACCCCGATCCCGAGCCCGACGTGCCGCCCACAACTCGACGACGCAACCGGCTCGCCGACGGCCTTCAGGAGAACATCTCGCTCGTGATGGCGAAATCCGTCATCGGTCTCGACGAGGAGGGAGAGGGGTTCTACACGCCGCTCGAAACCGCCATCAACTTCGGCACCAGATATCGCGCGATGGGATGGGGTCGCGGCCTCACCACGCTCGGCTGCATGGCGAACCTCCACGGCCACGTCGGCGGGCGGGACAAGCGCCGTGCGATGTTCATGGGCGTCCGCGAGGTCGCCGACGACTCCGTCGGTGAACCACCCCGCTTCCAGCAGTACGCCTTCGACAATCAGGACCTCTCGAAATCGCGCCTCAAATCGTGGTTCCGGAACACCTGCGAGGTGCGCGACACCGACGGCGCGGAGCGGTGTCTGCTCACCGCGATCGACTCTCTCCCGCCTGAAGACATCGCGGAGATCGTTTTCGCCGCCGCGACCGATCACCGGTACATGAACGCGGGCCACACGCTGGATTTCATCAACACCGCGTTCGAGACGACGAAGCATCTCGGATGGGAGGAGCACGCTGACGCCGCGCTCGCCTCGACGGTCGCCCAGATCACCGACGCCACCCGCTCGGAGGAACTCTCGTCGTGGCGACAGCCCGTCGACATCGCCAGCTTGTGTGCTGACGCGAACGACCTCCTGCCCGACCTCGTGACCGCGGGCGAAGGGAAAGAATGGGAACGACCCGAGGGGTTCGTGGAGACGCTGCTCTCGGAAGACGCGGAGGCAATCATCGACGCGCTGACCGACGCGATCAAGGGGGGTGCGACGACGAGCCAGCTCGCGGACGCGGTCGCGCGCGCCGCCACGCGACGGGTGCTGTGGTTCGCCACGAACAACGAGTTCAACGACTGGAACACTGTCCATCACACGTTCACCTACGCGAACGCGGTCCACCGCGCGACCCGAAAGACCGACGCCACCGAGCTCTACCGGGCGTGCTTCGACGGTGCGATGAGCGTCTACCTCGATCGATTCCTCAACTCACCGCGCGCGCCGGTGCCCGATCCCGGTAGTTCGGACCGCGATCCCGCCGACGTCCGCGCAGACCTGCTTGACGCGTTCGACGAACAGGGCCAGGTCAACCAGGCGGCGACGCTCGTGAGCGAACACTTCGACGCCGACGGCGATCCCGACGATCTCAAGCGCACGCTCGGGCGGGGACTGCTCCGCGAGGACGCGAACTTCCACACCCTCCAGAACGTGGAGGGCGCGTTCGGCCGGTTCGAGGTCGTCGACGACGAGGCCGAGCAGCGAACGGCGCTGATGGCGTGTGCGCGCTACATGGCTGCGCACTTCCCGACGCGGCGCTCGGCCGAGCAGACGTTCTCGATCGCGACCAGGCTCCACCGCGGCGAGCGCCTTCACGAGGTGGAGTAG
- a CDS encoding VIT1/CCC1 transporter family protein: MSADSGSESLLDRIGTDMIGPIARRYFVSNGFDGALTGVGVTVGAYLSGIDDGLTVISLGLGAAVGLTTSGVWSVWEIERAEMRAEIQDVEDAMLTDLSDTQVERDKMSNQVVNALMSGLGPLLGLVVPLTPFLFEGAVFTLFQATLVSVGIAVGVLFAFGAYMASISRQRWYVAGIRMGLAGVVVAVLNVFLPG, from the coding sequence ATGAGCGCGGATTCGGGTTCGGAGTCGCTGCTGGATCGGATCGGGACCGACATGATCGGGCCGATCGCACGGCGGTACTTCGTCTCGAACGGGTTCGATGGCGCGCTCACCGGGGTCGGTGTCACGGTCGGCGCGTATCTCTCGGGGATCGACGACGGACTCACCGTCATCAGCCTCGGGCTCGGGGCTGCCGTCGGTCTCACTACCTCTGGCGTGTGGAGCGTCTGGGAGATCGAGCGCGCCGAGATGCGCGCCGAGATTCAAGACGTCGAGGACGCGATGCTCACCGATCTGAGCGATACGCAGGTCGAACGCGACAAGATGAGCAACCAGGTCGTCAACGCGCTCATGAGCGGCCTCGGCCCGCTGCTCGGGCTCGTGGTGCCGCTCACTCCGTTCCTGTTCGAAGGGGCGGTGTTCACGCTGTTTCAGGCGACGCTGGTCTCGGTCGGTATCGCCGTCGGCGTGTTGTTCGCCTTCGGGGCGTACATGGCCTCGATCTCGCGCCAGCGGTGGTACGTCGCCGGCATCCGGATGGGGCTCGCCGGCGTCGTCGTCGCCGTACTCAACGTCTTTTTGCCTGGGTAA
- a CDS encoding DUF211 domain-containing protein gives MATIRQLVLDVLKPHEPTMLSIAQEIAETDGVDGVNAILIEMDEEVRNIKFTIEGEDIDYDTVTGVIEDTGATVHSVDQVACGDRIVDEMSTPQD, from the coding sequence ATGGCCACGATTCGCCAACTCGTCCTCGACGTTCTCAAGCCGCACGAGCCGACGATGCTCTCTATCGCCCAAGAGATCGCCGAAACCGACGGCGTCGACGGCGTGAACGCTATTCTCATCGAAATGGACGAGGAGGTTCGCAACATCAAGTTCACTATTGAAGGCGAGGACATCGATTACGACACCGTGACCGGGGTGATCGAGGACACTGGCGCAACGGTCCACTCGGTCGACCAGGTCGCCTGCGGGGACCGTATCGTCGATGAGATGTCGACACCCCAGGACTGA
- the dnaK gene encoding molecular chaperone DnaK, translating to MASNKILGIDLGTTNSAFAVMEGGDPEIIVNGEGDRTTPSVVAFDDDERLVGKPAKNQAIQNPDRTVESIKRYMGEDHTVEIDGEDYTPEEISALILGKIKRDAEEYLGEEIEKAVITVPAYFSDSQRQATKDAGEIAGFEVERIINEPTAASMAYGLDDESDQTVMVYDLGGGTFDVSVLDLGGGVYEVVATNGDNDLGGDDWDDAIVDWLAEEFESEHGFDLREDRQALQRLKDAAEEAKIELSNRKETTINLPFITATDSGPVHLEEDLTRAKFESLTSDLIERTVEPTEQALEDAGYDADDIDEVILVGGSTRMPQVQDQVSELAGQDPQKNVNPDEAVALGAAIQGGVLSGDVDDIVLLDVTPLSLGIEVKGGLFERLIEKNTTIPTEESKIFTTAAANQTQVQVRVFQGEREIANENELLGEFQLSGIPPAPAGTPQIEVTFNIDENGIVNVEAEDQGSGNKEDITIEGGAGLSDDEIDRMQEEAEEYAEEDEQRRERIEARNEAESAVQRANSLLEENEEEVDDDLRADIEDSISDVEAVLEDEDATTEELQDATEELSTELQEIGKQMYQQQQAAQQAAGGAGGAGAGPGGAAGGPGGMGDMGGDGAADGDDEEYVDADFEDVDDEDKDSSS from the coding sequence ATGGCGAGCAACAAGATCCTCGGTATCGATCTCGGCACGACGAACAGCGCCTTTGCGGTGATGGAGGGTGGCGATCCCGAGATCATCGTGAATGGCGAGGGCGATCGCACCACACCCTCGGTGGTGGCCTTCGACGACGACGAACGACTCGTCGGCAAACCGGCGAAGAACCAGGCGATCCAGAACCCCGATCGGACCGTCGAATCGATCAAACGCTACATGGGAGAGGATCACACCGTCGAGATCGACGGCGAGGACTATACTCCGGAAGAGATCTCGGCGCTGATCCTCGGCAAGATCAAGCGCGACGCCGAGGAGTACCTCGGGGAGGAGATCGAGAAAGCGGTGATCACGGTGCCGGCGTACTTCTCGGACAGCCAGCGCCAGGCGACGAAGGACGCCGGCGAGATCGCGGGCTTCGAGGTCGAGCGCATCATCAACGAGCCGACCGCGGCGTCGATGGCGTACGGCCTCGACGACGAGTCCGACCAGACCGTGATGGTGTACGACCTCGGCGGCGGGACGTTCGACGTCTCGGTGCTCGATCTCGGCGGCGGGGTGTACGAGGTCGTCGCCACGAACGGTGACAACGATCTCGGCGGGGACGACTGGGACGACGCCATCGTCGACTGGCTCGCCGAAGAATTCGAGTCCGAGCACGGGTTCGATCTCCGAGAGGACCGTCAGGCCCTCCAGCGGCTGAAGGACGCGGCCGAGGAGGCCAAGATCGAACTCTCGAACCGCAAGGAGACCACGATCAACCTCCCGTTCATCACCGCGACCGACTCCGGGCCGGTCCACCTCGAAGAGGATCTCACCCGCGCGAAGTTCGAGTCCCTCACGTCGGACCTCATCGAGAGAACTGTCGAGCCGACCGAGCAGGCACTCGAAGACGCTGGGTACGACGCCGACGATATCGACGAGGTGATTCTGGTTGGCGGTTCGACCCGGATGCCGCAGGTCCAAGATCAGGTATCCGAGCTCGCTGGCCAGGACCCTCAGAAGAACGTCAACCCCGACGAGGCCGTCGCGCTCGGTGCGGCGATCCAGGGTGGCGTGCTCTCCGGGGACGTCGACGACATCGTGCTGCTCGACGTCACTCCCCTGAGCCTCGGGATCGAGGTCAAGGGTGGGCTGTTCGAGCGTCTGATCGAGAAGAACACTACGATTCCCACGGAGGAGTCGAAGATCTTCACCACCGCGGCGGCGAACCAGACCCAGGTTCAGGTCCGAGTCTTCCAGGGCGAGCGCGAGATCGCCAACGAGAACGAGCTACTGGGCGAGTTCCAGCTCTCGGGCATCCCGCCCGCTCCTGCGGGGACGCCCCAGATCGAGGTGACGTTCAACATCGACGAGAACGGCATCGTGAACGTCGAGGCCGAGGACCAGGGCTCGGGCAACAAGGAGGACATCACGATCGAGGGCGGCGCGGGTCTCTCGGACGACGAGATCGACCGGATGCAGGAAGAGGCAGAAGAGTACGCCGAAGAGGACGAACAGCGCCGTGAGCGCATCGAGGCCCGCAACGAGGCCGAGAGCGCGGTCCAGCGTGCGAACTCGCTCCTCGAAGAGAACGAGGAGGAGGTCGACGACGACCTCCGGGCCGACATCGAGGACTCCATCAGTGATGTCGAGGCCGTGCTCGAAGACGAGGACGCCACGACCGAGGAGCTACAGGATGCCACCGAGGAGCTCTCGACCGAGCTCCAGGAGATCGGCAAGCAGATGTACCAGCAACAGCAGGCCGCCCAGCAGGCTGCGGGCGGAGCCGGCGGTGCGGGTGCCGGTCCCGGCGGGGCGGCGGGCGGCCCTGGCGGCATGGGTGATATGGGCGGCGACGGTGCGGCCGACGGCGACGACGAGGAGTACGTCGACGCCGACTTCGAGGATGTGGACGACGAAGACAAGGACTCGTCCTCGTAA
- a CDS encoding YqjF family protein has product MVVALAMDWQELLFANWPVDPDIVDAHLPDALDVDTYDGNAWLSVVPFTNAAVRPRGLPTRLGVDLPELNLRTYVTCEDTPSVYFFSLDAEGVLGVLGARLFHHLPYYYARMTHRRSEGGASRFESRRLHPGARPVEFAATYELASERLDPEPDSLATFLTERYRFHTEAPDGTVRYSTIDHDPWPLYPANVRIDENTLFRANGFADPTGEPVHYYSPGVEITASASKRLEKQ; this is encoded by the coding sequence ATGGTCGTCGCCCTCGCGATGGACTGGCAGGAGCTCCTCTTCGCCAACTGGCCCGTCGATCCCGATATCGTCGATGCGCACCTGCCAGACGCGCTCGACGTCGACACCTACGACGGCAACGCCTGGCTTTCGGTGGTTCCGTTTACGAACGCGGCCGTCCGCCCGCGCGGGCTCCCCACCCGGCTCGGCGTCGACCTCCCCGAACTCAACCTCCGAACCTACGTCACCTGCGAGGACACACCCAGTGTCTACTTCTTCAGCCTCGACGCCGAGGGCGTGCTGGGCGTGCTCGGCGCACGTCTCTTTCACCACCTGCCGTACTACTACGCCCGGATGACCCACCGCCGGAGCGAGGGCGGTGCGAGTCGGTTCGAGAGTCGTCGGCTCCATCCCGGCGCGCGACCGGTAGAGTTCGCCGCCACCTACGAACTCGCCAGCGAGCGGCTCGATCCGGAACCGGACTCCCTCGCAACCTTCCTGACCGAACGCTATCGCTTCCATACCGAGGCTCCCGACGGGACGGTCCGATACTCGACGATCGACCACGATCCGTGGCCGCTGTACCCTGCGAACGTCCGGATCGATGAAAACACGCTTTTCCGGGCGAACGGGTTCGCCGACCCGACGGGTGAGCCGGTTCACTACTACAGTCCTGGCGTCGAGATCACTGCCTCGGCGAGCAAGCGACTGGAGAAACAGTAA
- a CDS encoding nucleotide exchange factor GrpE yields the protein MTDDAADATEPSESAADESTSETGPSSESATEGAAAGAVGEELEARVEDTSNEELAREIAALRERAAAAERELEERAGEIDELESKLKRKQADFQNYKQRTQRQQDELEERATEDLVERLLDVRDNLARALSQDDDADIRPGVESTLAEFDRVLGEENLATIEPDPGSEVDPQRHEVMMRIESDQPEDTVAEVFRPGYEMGEKVLRPAQITVSE from the coding sequence ATGACCGACGACGCAGCCGACGCGACCGAGCCGAGCGAGAGCGCGGCGGACGAGTCGACGTCCGAGACGGGTCCGTCATCGGAGTCGGCGACCGAGGGCGCGGCGGCGGGAGCGGTCGGCGAGGAGCTCGAAGCCCGCGTCGAAGACACCTCGAACGAGGAGCTCGCCCGCGAGATCGCCGCCCTCCGCGAGCGTGCGGCGGCGGCCGAACGTGAGCTCGAAGAGCGCGCCGGCGAGATCGACGAGCTCGAATCCAAGCTCAAGCGCAAACAGGCCGATTTCCAGAACTACAAACAGCGCACCCAGCGCCAGCAGGACGAACTCGAAGAGCGCGCGACCGAGGACCTCGTCGAACGCCTGCTCGACGTTCGGGACAACCTCGCCCGCGCACTCTCACAGGACGACGACGCCGACATCCGGCCGGGCGTCGAGAGCACGCTCGCGGAGTTCGACCGGGTGCTCGGCGAGGAGAACCTCGCGACCATCGAGCCCGATCCCGGTAGCGAAGTCGACCCCCAGCGCCACGAGGTCATGATGCGCATCGAGAGCGATCAACCCGAAGACACCGTCGCGGAGGTCTTCCGGCCGGGCTACGAGATGGGTGAGAAGGTGCTCCGGCCGGCCCAGATCACCGTCAGCGAGTAG
- a CDS encoding DEAD/DEAH box helicase family protein — MAVTLAFEDGTVRIEGSVPDLPFVEPDPRSKTARAPAVRYAALREALDECGVTFDDRVLADPSIDVRSAYELREYQQEALDAWRANDDRGCLELPTGSGKTVIGLAAIEALDTAALVVVPTIDLLEQWRRECETEFDVEVGQLGGGEQRVEALTIATYDSAYLRADDIGDRFGLVIFDEVHHLGGEGYREIARLLAVPARLGLTATFERPDGAHEIVEDLCGPLVYRIAPDDLAGEHLAAYDIKRLAVELTDEERAAYDDHRETFTNYLATSNLDMRSGSDYRKLVMRSGNDPQAREALLANQRAREVMMNADAKVATLADLLDHHREDRVIVFTAHNDLVYRLSERFLLPAITHQTGAAERREILAKFREGTYSRVVAANVLDEGVDVPAANVAVVLSGSGSTREFTQRLGRILRPTEDGGRALLYEVVTEETAEERVAERRR; from the coding sequence GTGGCCGTCACGCTCGCGTTCGAGGACGGGACCGTTCGGATCGAGGGGAGCGTCCCCGATCTCCCGTTCGTCGAACCCGACCCGCGCTCGAAGACCGCCCGTGCGCCCGCTGTTCGCTACGCCGCGCTCCGTGAGGCACTCGACGAGTGTGGCGTCACCTTCGACGACCGCGTGCTCGCCGACCCCTCGATCGACGTGCGCTCGGCGTACGAACTCCGGGAGTACCAACAGGAAGCGCTCGACGCGTGGCGCGCGAACGACGACCGAGGCTGTCTCGAACTCCCGACTGGAAGTGGGAAAACGGTGATCGGGCTCGCGGCGATCGAGGCGCTCGACACCGCAGCGCTCGTGGTCGTGCCGACGATCGACCTGCTCGAACAGTGGCGACGCGAGTGTGAAACCGAGTTCGACGTGGAAGTCGGGCAGTTGGGCGGCGGCGAACAGCGCGTCGAAGCGCTCACCATCGCGACGTACGACTCGGCGTATCTCCGGGCCGACGACATCGGCGATCGGTTCGGACTGGTGATCTTCGACGAGGTCCACCACCTCGGCGGCGAGGGGTATCGCGAGATCGCGCGTCTGCTCGCCGTGCCCGCCAGGCTCGGGCTGACCGCGACGTTCGAGCGGCCCGACGGCGCACACGAGATCGTCGAAGACCTCTGCGGCCCGCTCGTCTACCGGATCGCCCCCGACGATCTGGCGGGGGAGCACCTCGCGGCTTACGACATCAAGCGACTCGCAGTCGAACTCACCGACGAGGAGCGAGCCGCATACGACGACCACCGCGAGACGTTCACGAACTACCTCGCCACCTCGAACCTCGACATGCGGAGCGGGAGCGACTACCGGAAGCTCGTGATGCGCTCGGGCAACGATCCTCAGGCGCGTGAGGCGCTGCTCGCCAACCAGCGTGCCCGCGAGGTGATGATGAACGCCGACGCCAAGGTCGCAACGCTCGCCGACCTCCTCGATCACCATCGGGAGGACAGGGTGATCGTCTTCACCGCGCACAACGATCTCGTGTACCGACTCTCCGAGCGCTTCCTCCTGCCGGCGATCACCCACCAGACGGGGGCGGCCGAACGACGGGAGATCCTCGCGAAGTTCCGCGAGGGGACCTACTCCCGGGTCGTCGCTGCGAACGTACTCGACGAGGGCGTGGACGTGCCGGCCGCGAACGTCGCGGTCGTGCTCTCGGGGAGTGGCTCGACACGGGAGTTCACCCAGCGGCTCGGACGGATCCTGCGACCCACCGAGGACGGGGGACGAGCACTGCTCTACGAAGTCGTCACCGAGGAAACCGCCGAGGAGCGGGTGGCCGAACGGCGACGGTGA
- a CDS encoding DUF790 family protein — MLTKDLLRVSRAGGGYHPQFTTREDRPLAARVIGVYQGHVGEPRHELDDALETLERDADDFKLVRGFAKLLDREATFETRAAIEPERARRATFAAAESVGVVTTAERDRALVAAADRLDTTSEIIEGSLYADLDEREVLAAFDSPWDPKELCAQYDLSLAQTVLFDATKLRVRSADPKALVSAVKRLRLLYEIRNTDPDDGGSDRSAHLSDREVIVTGPDSLFRRTRRYGTRFARLLRTITKAGEWELTATIDDRGTERELRLTHEDLRVPGTEPVVEIEYDSAVEADFAARFESLDLDWDLVREPEPLATGSRVMIPDFAFDWKHEVPDIADGDSGAGKTVSSRAFRVFFEIMGFWTPEYVEKKLDQIDGLENVELLVAVDESLGVGEDLEARDARAIPYSGTVRLADVRDALRQYEDRLNADQAAALPDELVPEADVVALAALAADHGVSETAIENKAFPDHERVGRTLVRPAVLDTLADDIEPGIELSAVEERLAAHSIEDTSAMLSQLGYRVEWEGLSGGVVREK, encoded by the coding sequence GTGCTCACGAAGGACCTCCTCCGGGTGTCACGCGCGGGCGGCGGCTACCACCCGCAGTTCACGACCCGGGAGGACCGCCCGCTCGCGGCGCGGGTCATTGGGGTCTATCAGGGCCACGTCGGCGAGCCCAGGCACGAACTCGACGACGCGCTCGAAACCCTCGAACGCGATGCCGACGACTTCAAACTCGTTCGCGGGTTCGCGAAACTGCTTGACCGGGAGGCTACCTTCGAGACACGGGCGGCAATCGAGCCCGAGCGCGCGCGGCGTGCGACGTTTGCGGCCGCGGAGTCCGTCGGGGTCGTCACCACGGCCGAACGCGATCGGGCACTCGTGGCGGCCGCCGACCGACTCGATACCACGTCCGAGATCATCGAGGGCTCACTGTACGCCGATCTCGATGAGCGCGAGGTGCTCGCGGCGTTCGATTCGCCGTGGGATCCCAAGGAACTCTGCGCACAGTACGATCTCTCACTCGCCCAAACAGTGCTGTTCGACGCGACCAAACTCCGTGTGCGGAGTGCGGACCCGAAGGCACTCGTCTCGGCGGTCAAGCGCCTCCGATTGCTGTACGAGATCCGGAACACCGACCCGGACGACGGCGGATCCGACCGCTCCGCTCACCTCTCGGATCGCGAGGTGATCGTCACCGGCCCCGACAGCCTGTTCCGGCGAACGCGACGGTACGGCACGCGGTTCGCCCGGTTGCTCCGCACGATCACGAAGGCGGGCGAGTGGGAGCTCACGGCGACCATCGACGACCGTGGAACCGAGCGCGAGCTCCGGCTCACTCACGAGGACCTCCGGGTGCCTGGCACCGAGCCGGTCGTCGAGATCGAGTACGACAGCGCCGTGGAGGCCGACTTCGCCGCGCGATTCGAATCGCTCGATCTCGACTGGGACTTGGTGCGCGAGCCCGAACCGCTCGCGACCGGTTCGCGGGTGATGATCCCCGACTTCGCGTTCGACTGGAAACATGAGGTTCCCGACATCGCCGACGGCGACTCGGGAGCAGGGAAGACTGTGTCTTCCCGCGCGTTCCGGGTCTTCTTCGAGATCATGGGCTTCTGGACGCCCGAGTACGTCGAGAAGAAGCTCGACCAGATTGATGGGTTGGAGAACGTCGAGCTGCTCGTAGCGGTCGACGAGTCGCTCGGCGTCGGGGAAGACCTCGAAGCCCGCGACGCCCGCGCAATCCCGTACTCGGGAACCGTGCGACTCGCGGACGTCCGCGACGCGCTTCGACAGTACGAAGACCGATTGAACGCGGACCAGGCGGCGGCATTGCCCGACGAGCTGGTTCCCGAGGCCGACGTGGTCGCGCTCGCCGCACTCGCGGCCGACCACGGCGTGAGCGAGACGGCGATCGAGAACAAGGCGTTCCCCGATCACGAGCGCGTCGGACGGACGCTCGTTCGCCCCGCCGTGCTCGATACGCTCGCCGACGACATCGAGCCCGGAATCGAACTCTCGGCGGTCGAGGAACGCCTCGCCGCACACAGTATCGAGGACACGAGTGCGATGCTATCACAGCTCGGCTACCGCGTCGAGTGGGAGGGGTTGAGCGGCGGCGTCGTCCGGGAGAAATGA
- a CDS encoding DUF7847 domain-containing protein yields MGAMSAGRQTVTAVARNPILIVVALVLGLVQVPQLLAQSANSTTLVVATGLLSLLFVLLYPFFFGGIIGMGNEAVEGKTSLGTFVSAGKANYVSLFGAFLILMGVAILYVVALLIVTTVGGVAVVSAGDALGGVAFLAIAGVALVAFLLYFLLFFFIQFFGQAIVLDDVGAVDGFKRSVGAVRGHKLSTLGYTLVLSLIGGVFGAFGALFALLQNPTPTDGLPALSPGAAIVAVAVFVVLSGVVGAFSMTYGVAFYRQIRPAVT; encoded by the coding sequence ATGGGTGCGATGTCGGCAGGCCGACAGACGGTTACCGCGGTCGCACGGAATCCGATTCTGATCGTTGTTGCGTTGGTGCTCGGGCTCGTCCAGGTACCACAGCTGCTCGCTCAGTCCGCCAACTCCACCACCCTCGTGGTCGCCACCGGGCTTCTCTCGCTGCTCTTCGTGCTGCTCTACCCGTTCTTTTTCGGCGGCATCATCGGGATGGGAAACGAGGCAGTCGAAGGGAAAACGAGCCTCGGGACGTTCGTGAGCGCCGGGAAGGCGAACTACGTCTCGCTGTTCGGGGCGTTTCTCATCCTGATGGGAGTGGCGATCCTGTACGTCGTCGCGCTGCTCATCGTCACCACAGTCGGCGGTGTCGCTGTCGTCTCCGCCGGCGACGCGCTCGGCGGAGTCGCGTTCCTCGCCATTGCTGGCGTCGCACTGGTGGCCTTTCTGCTGTACTTCCTGCTTTTCTTCTTCATCCAGTTTTTCGGACAAGCCATCGTGCTCGATGACGTGGGTGCTGTCGACGGGTTTAAGCGAAGCGTCGGAGCGGTTCGGGGACACAAACTCAGCACGCTCGGCTATACGCTCGTCCTCTCGCTCATCGGCGGCGTCTTCGGTGCGTTCGGGGCGCTGTTCGCGCTGCTGCAGAATCCAACGCCCACCGACGGTCTCCCAGCCCTTTCACCAGGCGCGGCAATCGTGGCTGTGGCCGTATTCGTCGTACTCTCCGGCGTTGTTGGGGCGTTCTCGATGACGTACGGGGTGGCGTTCTACCGGCAGATTCGGCCCGCCGTCACGTAG
- the sugE gene encoding quaternary ammonium compound efflux SMR transporter SugE, whose product MNPWLLLVVAGVFEIGWAIGLEYSEGFTELLPSIATVVALVVSMLLLARAVQSLPIGTAYAVWTGIGAVGAATLGVVLFDEPVSIARVGFISCIVLGVVGLNFTTH is encoded by the coding sequence ATGAACCCGTGGCTCCTGCTCGTCGTCGCCGGTGTGTTCGAGATCGGCTGGGCCATCGGTCTCGAATACTCCGAGGGCTTCACCGAACTCCTCCCGAGCATCGCGACCGTCGTCGCGCTCGTCGTCAGCATGCTGTTGCTGGCGCGGGCGGTCCAGTCGCTCCCGATCGGGACGGCCTACGCGGTCTGGACCGGCATCGGTGCGGTCGGGGCGGCGACGCTCGGCGTCGTACTGTTCGACGAACCGGTCAGCATCGCTCGTGTGGGGTTCATCTCGTGTATCGTCCTCGGCGTCGTCGGGCTGAACTTCACCACCCACTAA
- a CDS encoding DUF7122 family protein has product MSEPSDGLAENDGTQFARLPATAAEREIAGRATREAVLEFWDERYGIDSTVFADYTFWEKGSRKLWAFRGEIDSPIAIESLGITFLRTRQEHWKPTTDAVQRFGRHASRNVLTLSREAARRFVAGEDQEIEWDGDWGYLIVAHDLAGAREPLGVGLYLHGELRSQIPKGRRREL; this is encoded by the coding sequence ATGAGCGAGCCGAGCGACGGGCTCGCTGAAAACGATGGCACCCAATTCGCTCGCCTGCCCGCCACCGCCGCCGAGCGCGAGATCGCGGGCCGGGCGACCCGCGAGGCAGTACTCGAATTCTGGGACGAGCGATACGGCATCGACTCCACCGTCTTCGCCGACTACACGTTCTGGGAGAAGGGCTCACGAAAACTCTGGGCGTTTCGCGGGGAGATCGATTCGCCGATCGCGATCGAGAGCCTCGGGATCACCTTTCTCCGAACGCGCCAGGAGCACTGGAAACCCACCACCGACGCGGTCCAGCGCTTCGGTCGCCACGCGAGTCGGAACGTGCTCACCCTCTCGCGGGAGGCGGCGCGGCGGTTCGTCGCGGGCGAGGATCAAGAGATCGAGTGGGACGGCGACTGGGGCTATCTGATCGTTGCCCACGATCTCGCGGGCGCGCGCGAACCGCTCGGTGTCGGACTCTACCTCCACGGCGAGCTCCGATCGCAGATCCCGAAGGGGCGTCGTCGAGAGCTCTGA